The following coding sequences lie in one Miscanthus floridulus cultivar M001 chromosome 9, ASM1932011v1, whole genome shotgun sequence genomic window:
- the LOC136480650 gene encoding uncharacterized protein gives MAQPPNPKRRFLPLPDSRSGLPEDLLESIGQRLASDHDATSFRSACSPWRAAIPFATFGPLLLLSFDPDSDRVSFYCIPEKKVLSKTLPNVRGKVACGSLCGWLALMDEAASMTLLNPFAGARTPRVGLSPGEHVVAASSSERLSRVHDRWVLHPTNGYGDADAVGRAIKLEDMRDVFFHEIVLSAPPEAASGECVAMAMLGCSTEVAFCRVGVDSAWTLLDTKLKFSVGSIVHCQDKFLAIDCTREIFVCSNNASGATPTVTLLPSLSPPAGLCHRSYLESNGKALELQCATGTSFDVNIAKQILYQTHITCFVVASADLSLRRAEVEEKRDKVHKESKALLDYTRKAINKLTELKK, from the exons atggctcagcctcccaatcccaagagaaggttCCTACCTCTTCCTGACTCGAGATccggcctgccagaggatctcctcgagtccatcgggcagcgtcttgCGTCAGACCACGACGCGACAtccttccgatccgcttgctccccatggcgcgccgccatcccgttcgcgaccttcgggccgctcctACTGCTCTCGTTCGACCCCGACTCAGACCGTGTCAGCTTCTACTGCATCCCGGAGAAGAAagtcttgtccaagacgctacccaacgtgcgcggcaaggtggcgtgcggctccttgtgtgggtggctggcgctcatggatGAGGCGGCGTCCatgacgctgctgaatccattcgccggTGCCCGTACCCCCCGCGTTGGGCTCTCGCCAGGCGAACACGTCGTGGCGGCGTCCTCATCGGAACGCTTGTCTAGGGTCCACGACCgatgggtcctccatcccaccaacggctatGGGGATGCGGATGCCGTAggtagagccatcaagctagaagacatgagggacgtgttcttccatgagatcgtgctctcggcgccgcctgaAGCCGCCAGCGgtgagtgcgtggccatggccatgcttgggtgctccacggaggtcgcgttctgccgggttggagtcgacagcgcatggacgctgctcgacaccaaactgaagttctccgtggggtccatcgtccactgccaagacaaATTCTTGGCGATCGACTGTACTAGAGAAATCTTCGTCTGCAGCAACAACGCCAGCGGCGCTACTCCAACCGTGACGCTGttgccatcgctgtcgccacctgcggggctctgccaccgcagctacctagaatcaaatg GAAAAGCACTAGAACTACAGTGTGCAACAGGAACTAGTTTTGATGTTAACATAGCAAAGCAGATATTATACCAAACACACATAACATG CTTTGTGGTGGCAAGTGCAGACTTGTCTCTGAGGCGAGCAGAGGTGGAGGAGAAGAGGGACAAAGTGCATAAGGAGTCAAAAGCACTACTTGATTACACACGAAAGGCCATAAACAAGCTTACTGAGCTGAAGAAGTGA